From one Colletotrichum destructivum chromosome 3, complete sequence genomic stretch:
- a CDS encoding Putative berberine/berberine, FAD-binding domain, PCMH-type, FAD-binding, type PCMH, subdomain 2, whose product MSSMRSLLTAALLSVGHLAAAQTIKVDGQEVAADASTVAPAAEIADVSVASTSAGLFDQERVQLTDAVLANLTALQLSNISLFGFEDASSVEKRSLFGRCKTYPGDFLYPIGLVWNIFDLLLGGALTKTIPEASVCYDDFGNYDQAKCDFLTANWVNGSHIHTEDPTAINAVLFEGLNCMPPTINVGETNCKVGGLPSYVVEATTVAHVQLAVNFARNLNLRLVVKNTGHDFGAKSTGAGSLSIWTHNFKKIQYLESYQQDSYSGPVFKLGAGVRAFEVYEAASQYGVTAVGGEGQTVGVMGGYVQGGGHSPMSGLWGMAADNVLSFEVVTADGRFVTASESQNPDLFWAIRGGGGSTYGVVTSAVVKVYPKIKVTTMTFAFSSGTSITNNQFWAALRAYFDGFVEYAVDNANYGYFRIQNLGTAYAFDMGPWWAPNMTEAQLRELTAPLFAKWAEIGVNVEPVYTEYDNFYDAWSASFPLEPWGSNAIRQASRLFPKANWEDETKLNATFEAIKYVVEDGGYIVAFNMMAAPKTGYPDNAVNPAWREAVMHCITAVFWDPTAEESVIKAASDKLTFDWLQRWRDVSPGAGAYMSESDYIEPNFTQAFWGTKYEKALALKKKYDPNDVFYAQNGVGSEYWEMSEMILGNLPSQNSKLCRKQ is encoded by the exons ATGTCTTCGATGCGTTCTCTCCTGACAGCGGCTCTGCTGTCCGTCGGCCACTTGGCTGCGGCCCAAACCATCAAGGTTGATGGCCAAGAAGTTG ccgccgacgcctccaCCGTTGCCCCGGCTGCCGAGATCGCCGACGTCTCTGTCGCCAGCACCTCCGCCGGCCTCTTCGACCAAGAGAGGGTCCAGCTGACCGACGCTGTCCTTGCCAACCTTACTGCCCTCCAGCTGTCCAACATCTCGCTGTTCGGCTTCGAGGACGCCTCTTCGGTCGAGAAGCGCTCCCTTTTCGGTCGCTGCAAGACCTACCCCGGAGACTTTCTCTACCCCATCGGCTTGGTCTGGAACATCTTTGACCTCCTCCTGGGCGGCGCTCTCACCAAGACCATCCCCGAGGCTTCCGTCTGCTATGACGACTTTGGCAACTATGACCAGGCCAAGTGCGATTTCCTGACAGCGAACTGGGTCAATGGCTCACACATTCACACCGAGGACCCCACGGCCATTAACGCCGTCCTGTTCGAGGGTCTGAACTGCATGCCCCCCACCATCAACGTCGGCGAGACCAACTGCAAAGTCGGCGGCCTTCCCTCGTACGTGGTCGAGGCCACCACCGTCGCCCACGTACAGCTGGCCGTCAACTTCGCCCGCAATCTCAAcctccgcctcgtcgtcaagaacACCGGCCATGACTTCGGCGCCAAGTCCACCGGTGCCGGCTCCCTCTCCATCTGGACCCACAACTTCAAGAAGATCCAGTATTTGGAGAGCTACCAGCAGGACTCGTACAGCGGTCCCGTCTTCAAGCTCGGTGCCGGCGTCCGGGCGTTCGAGGTGTACGAGGCGGCTTCCCAGTATGGCGTCACTGCCGTTGGTGGCGAGGGCCAGACTGTCGGTGTCATGGGCGGCTACGTGCAGGGTGGCGGTCACAGCCCCATGTCCGGTCTGTGGGGCATGGCCGCCGACAACGTTCTTTCTTTCGAAGTTGTCACTGCCGATGGCCGCTTCGTGACTGCCAGCGAGTCCCAGAACCCGGATCTCTTCTGGGCCAtccgcggtggcggcggctcgACCTACGGCGTCGTTACTTCTGCCGTCGTCAAGGTATACCCCAAGATCAAGGTCACCACCATGACCTTTGCCTTCTCCAGCGGTACCAGCATCACCAACAACCAGTTCTGGGCCGCCCTCCGCGCCTACTTtgacggcttcgtcgagtACGCAGTCGACAACGCCAACTACGGATACTTCCGCATCCAGAACCTGGGTACTGCTTACGCCTTCGACATGGGCCCTTGGTGGGCGCCCAACATGACCGAGGCCCAGCTTCGCGAGCTCACGGCACCTCTCTTCGCCAAGTGGGCCGAGATTGGCGTCAACGTTGAGCCCGTCTACACCGAGTATGACAACTTCTACGATGCCTGGAGCGCCTCCTTCCCCCTGGAGCCCTGGGGATCCAACGCCATCCGCCAGGCCAGCCGTCTCTTCCCCAAGGCCAACTGGGAGGACGAGACCAAGCTCAACGCGACGTTTGAGGCCATCAAAtacgtcgtcgaggacggcggctACATCGTTGCCTTCAACATGATGGCCGCACCCAAGACCGGCTACCCCGACAACGCCGTCAACCCTGCCTGGCGCGAGGCCGTCATGCACTGCATCACTGCCGTCTTCTGGGACCCCACCGCCGAGGAGTCCGTCATCAAAGCTGCCAGCGACAAGCTCACCTTTGACTGGCTCCAGCGCTGGCGCGACGTTTCCCCCGGTGCCGGCGCGTACATGTCCGAGTCGGACTACATCGAGCCCAACTTCACCCAGGCGTTCTGGGGCACAAAGTACGAGAAGGCCCTCGCGCTCAAGAAGAAGTACGACCCCAACGACGTCTTCTACGCCCAGAATGGCGTTGGTTCCGAGTACTGGGAGATGTCGGAGATGATTTTGGGCAACCTGCCGTCCCAGAACAGCAAGCTGTGCCGCAAGCAGTAG
- a CDS encoding Putative SKI-interacting protein, SKIP, translating to MASIAASLASALPKPKYTGEDEEIPSRAKQRGPRIVGAGQLDETQIVLKRSGPPPYQQRAGWRPRGPEDFGDGGAFPEIPIAQYPLDMGKKGSTSSNALAIQVDAEGKLDYGAIARQGHSESRIVHTSFKDLIPLRQRADAGEIDLSRPSQEEVAATAEKTKNALAALVSGAVASQKPKTLSVGKRNDPTFVRYTPADHMGDHSKKQDRIMKIVERQRDPLEPPKFKHKKIPRGPPSPPPPVLRSPPRKLTAKDQEDWRIPPPVSNWKNPKGFTVPLDKRLAADGRGLQDVAINDKFAQFSEALYVADRHAREEVRQRAAMQQRLAEKEKAQKEENLRMLAQKAREERAGAGRRDSRSRSRSRSRSYSGSDSEDSEESEVRERERARKERMREEERKLRQSRMGAERRVQVMAREQNRDISEKIALGLAKPTQSKETMYDSRLFNQSSGFDSGFNEDNHYDKPLFAAQDAISSIYRPRANMDDEEDEAAGDKEMAKIQKSSRFGEALGRGTFKGTEDVEAREGPVQFEKDAGDPFNVDKFLSEVEQNSSSKRGYGLQDDDSSRQPKRARVEEDDD from the exons atggcctcgaTCGCGGCATCTCTGGCGTCGGCCCTCCCGAAACCCAAGTACACcggcgaagatgaggagATCCCTTCGCGTGCCAAACAGCGCGGCCCGCGTATCGTTGGGGCTGGTCAGCTGGACGAGACGCAAATCGTGCTGAAGCGATCCGGTCCGCCCCCATACCAGCAGCGAGCAGGATGGCGACCGCGAGGACCCGAAGACTttggagacggcggcgcgttCCCCGAGATCCCGATCGCCCAATACCCTCTCGACATGGGGAAGAAGGGCTCGACATCCAGCAACGCGCTCGCCAtccaggtcgacgccgagggcaagctcGACTACGGGGCTATTGCGCGTCAGGGCCACAGCGAAAGTCGGATCGTCCATACCTCGTTCAAGGACCTCATCCCCCTTCGTCAGCGCGCCGACGCGGGCGAGATTGACCTGAGCCGACCGAGCCAAGaggaggtggcggcgacggcggaaAAAACAAAGAATGCACTGGCAGCGCTGGTCAGCGGCGCTGTCGCCTCCCAGAAGCCCAAGACCCTCAGCGTCGGAAAGCGAAACGACCCCACGTTTGTGCGATACACGCCGGCGGACCACATGGGGGACCATTCCAAGAAGCAGGATCGCATCATGAAGATTGTCGAGCGCCAGAGAGATCCGCTGGAGCCTCCCAAGTTCAAGCACAAGAAGATTCCTCGCGGACCCCCCAGCCCGCCCCCTCCGGTCTTGCGATCGCCACCACGGAAGTTGACGGCCAAGGACCAGGAGGATTGGCGCATCCCGCCGCCGGTCTCCAACTGGAAGAACCCCAAGGGTTTCACGGTCCCCCTGGACAAGAGACTGGCAGCCGACGGCCGCGGTCTGCAGGACGTGGCGATCAACGACAAGTTTGCGCAGTTTTCGGAAGCGCTGTACGTCGCAGACAGGCACGCTCGCGAAGAGGTCCGACAGCGCGCAGCCATGCAACAGCGCCTGgcagagaaggaaaaggcaCAAAAGGAAGAGAACCTCCGGATGCTGGCCCAGAAAGCTCGCGAAGAGCGTGCGGGCGCCGGCAGACGGGATTCGAGAtcgcggtcgcggtcgcggtcACGCAGCTACAGCGGGTCCGATTCAGAGGACTCGGAGGAGTCCGAGGTccgggagagagagagagcaaggaaggagaggatgcgcgaggaggagaggaagctTCGGCAGTCACGCATGGGGGCCGAGAGGAGAGTCCAGGTCATGGCCAGAGAACAAAACCGAGACATTTCGGAGAAGATCgcgctcggcctcgccaaACCCACACAGTCCAAGGAAACCATGTACGACTCGCGGCTGTTCAACCAGTCCAGTGGCTTCGATAGCGGCTTCAACGAGGACAACCACTACGACAAGCCGCTGTTTGCGGCGCAGGATGCCATCAGCAGCATTTACCGGCCACGGGCCAacatggacgacgaagaggacgaggcaGCGGGCGACAAAGAGATGGCCAAGATTCAGAAGTCTAGCCGGTTCGGCGAGGCTCTGGGCAGAGGCACGTTTAAGGGTACAGAAGATGTCGAG GCAAGAGAGGGACCCGTTCAGTTTGAGAAGGACGCTGGAGATCCTTTCAACGTGGACAAGTTCCTGTCCGAGGTGGAGCAGAATTCTTCGTCAAAGAGAGGATACGGGCTTCAGGACGACGACTCGTCCCGGCAGCCGAAACGGGCGCGGGtagaagaggacgacgattAA
- a CDS encoding Putative glycoside hydrolase family 16, concanavalin A-like lectin/glucanase domain superfamily — MAPNLGPNASLGYTPFEYWKGPKPVLPRPKRKSRAVALDLEPLLPTPTLAEKPSAAARWPGQRPPAGVFVAQPGTYGVSPNNNNGSTPFSEILVVPPKVLVHPLFRDEIKTPEWPRAFSPYPGSMNDSDCNGTMDDYGFPNERLAQKTAWWNPKGWTKRIWAGLAAVVVVIIVIAVAVTVTQNNKNRYPDYSKLSYKLSDTYSGENFFDKFDYFNTYDPTGGMVHYVAAEEAASRNLTYATSDTAVLRVDHTTGNTSTPDASTGRFSVRVESKTQYDKGLFIFDVKHTPYGCASWPALWFSDPNNWPDAGEIDVMEAINQGTDGNQMTLHTTSGCDMDVKRKQTGTALQSDCKNSTNGNAGCGVEGSVSTYGTNFNDGGGGYMAMEWRDEGIRVWQFARSSVPSDITNQSPDPSGWGNAMADFPNTACDMSSHFKNQSLIINIDVCGSLVEAKYADSGCGGSSCSDFQANNPDAFKTAYWEFGAFHFYTAS, encoded by the exons ATGGCTCCAAATCTGGGGCCAAATGCTTCGCTCGGCTACACTCCGTTTGAGTATTGGAAGGGTCCAAAACCCGTTCTTCCCAGACCAAAGCGCAAATCTCgagccgtcgccctcgatcTCGAGCCGCTGCTCCCCACCCCCacgctggccgagaagcccaGTGCAGCCGCGAGATGGCCCGGCCAGCGTCCTCCTGCAGGTGTCTTCGTGGCACAGCCAGGCACATATGGTGTCTCGCCCAATAACAACAACGGCAGCACACCATTTTCCGAGATACTCGTCGTGCCGCCCAAGGTGCTGGTCCACCCACTTTTCCGTGATGAGATAAAGACCCCGGAATGGCCCAGGGCTTTCTCTCCGTACCCGGGTTCCATGAACGACTCTGACTGCAACGGCACCATGGACGACTACGGATTCCCCAACGAGCGCCTCGCGCAGAAGACGGCGTGGTGGAACCCGAAAGGCTGGACGAAACGCATCTgggccggcctcgccgccgtcgtcgtggtcaTCATTGTCattgccgtcgccgtcaccgtcacgcAGAACAACAAGAACCGGTACCCCGATTACTCTAAGCTGTCGTACAAGCTGAGTGACACAT ACTCTGGAGAGAACTTCTTTGACAAGTTTGACTACTTCAACACATACGACCCAA CGGGCGGAATGGTTCACTACGTcgccgcggaggaggcggcaaGCAGG AACCTCACCTACGCCACATCCGATACGGCCGTTCTGAGGGTCGACCACACCACCGGCAACACGTCGACGCCCGATGCTTCGACCGGTCGCTTCTCGGTCCGCGTCGAGTCCAAGACGCAGTACGACAAGGGCCTCTTCATCTTTGACGTCAAGCACACGCCCTACGGCTGCGCGAGCTGGCCGGCGCTGTGGTTCTCGGACCCCAACAACTGGCCCGACGCGGGCGAGATCGACGTCATGGAGGCCATCAATCAGGGCACCGACGGCAACCAGATGACACTGCACACGACTTCGGGCTGCGACATGGACGTCAAGCGTAAGCAGACGGGCACGGCGTTGCAGTCGGACTGCAAGAACTCGACCAACGGCAACGCCGGCTGCGGTGTAGAGGGCTCTGTGTCGACGTACGGCACCAACTtcaacgacggcggcggcggctacaTGGCCATGGAGTGGCGCGACGAGGGAATCCGCGTGTGGCAGTTCGCTCGCAGCTCCGTGCCCTCCGACATCACCAACCAGTCGCCCGACCCGAGCGGCTGGGGCAACGCCATGGCCGACTTCCCCAACACGGCCTGCGACATGAGCTCGCACTTCAAGAATCAGTCgctcatcatcaacatcgacgTGTGCGGCTCCCTCGTCGAGGCAAAGTACGCCGACTCGGGGTGTGGCGGCTCCAGCTGCTCCGACTTCCAGGCCAACAACCCGGACGCCTTCAAGACGGCATACTGGGAGTTTGGCGCGTTCCACTTCTACACGGCGTCGTAG
- a CDS encoding Putative mitochondrial import inner membrane translocase subunit TIM22, translated as MAFPGGGQMPPQVPQGEVPGGAAAGLGPPDPEMKAMTNFMENCFTKSIMSGVMGFGMGGLFGMFMASMSYDTPFHTATTAGQTTVTPIADLPLRQQLKVGFKDMGVRSYGMAKNFGKVGALFAGIECGIEGLRAKNDLGNGVAAGCLTGGILAKNAGPQAALGGCVAFAAFSAAIDAYMRQPKDE; from the exons ATGGCTTTCCCCGGAGGTGGTCAAATGCCGCCGCAGGTGCCACAAGGCGAAGTCCccggcggcgcagcggcCGGCCTGGGACCCCCGGACCCTGAGATGAAGGCT ATGACCAACTTCATGGAGAACTGCTTCACCAAGAGCATCATGTCGGGCGTTATGGGTTTCGGCATGGGTGGACTGTTCGGCATGTTCATGGCATCT ATGTCCTACGACACCCCCTTCCacacggcgacgacggcgggccagacgacggtgacgccGATCGCGGACCTGCCGCTGCGGCAGCAGCTCAAGGTGGGCTTCAAGGACATGGGCGTTCGGTCGTACGGCATGGCCAAGAACTTTGGCAAGGTGGGCGCGCTGTTCGCGGGCATCGAGTGCGGCATCGAGGGCCTGCGGGCCAAGAAcgacctcggcaacggcgtcgcggcgggGTGTCTGACGGGCGGCATCCTGGCCAAGAACGCGGGGCCGCAGGCCGCGCTCGGCGGGTGTGTCGCCTTCGCGGCGTTCAGCGCGGCGATCGACGCGTACATGCGGCAGCCCAAGGACGAGTAG